One Mugil cephalus isolate CIBA_MC_2020 chromosome 8, CIBA_Mcephalus_1.1, whole genome shotgun sequence genomic window carries:
- the LOC125012909 gene encoding arrestin domain-containing protein 3-like isoform X1, whose translation MERPDLRRLLRLRRRLRCASWKSLCFHQTAANIFNFYTFLQIFFSLQTTTLYLHFHGFLLFSLAAMFQKTFKNFNINFNMLEGRRAFSSGDLINGDVCFDLTEKTKITSITMSLKGLVHVHWSTGSSGGRKRRSTRRTFSAKLILFELKSDIFHNNRAVGGAEALLAGTYMYPFTCQIPPGDFPSSFQGVHGKIAYTLTVSIHRPWHLSKEFTTELNFVNCINNNNQELWAPLRGSNSVTLGCLWCVSGPVSLTATLEKKAFFQGETVKVMCLFSNATSTSRTPKLKLVQKQSYFTANRTSQRILHKSLLSLTGEPVVAYAYNVYTEIMLTIPSSAAITISNCSILVVEYIIEVSLRSATVLFPIILYSPVNARQPPLM comes from the exons ATGGAGAGGCCGGACCTCCGGAGGCTTCTGCGCCTGCGCCGTCGATTACGTTGTGCAAGCTGGAAATCACTTTGTTTTCACCAAACCGCTGCAAACATTTTCAACTTTTACActtttttgcagattttcttttctttacagaCTACAACACTGTATTTGCATTTCCAcggtttccttcttttttcgTTGGCAGCGATGTTCCAGAAGACGTTCAAGAATTTCAACATCAACTTTAACATGTTGGAAGGGAGACGCGCTTTCTCCAGCGGCGACCTAATAAACGGGGATGTGTGTTTCGATCTCACGGAGAAGACCAAAATCACTTCCATAACGATGTCTCTGAAGGGACTCGTCCACGTCCACTGGTCCACTGGAAGCAGCGGAGGTAGAAAAAGGCGAAGTACGCGAAGAACCTTCTCGGCAAAGCTGATTCTCTTCGAGTTAAAGAGCGATATCTTCCACAACAACCGTG CAGTTGGTGGAGCCGAAGCGCTTTTGGCTGGCACGTATATGTATCCATTTACATGTCAGATCCCACCGGG TGACTTCCCGTCCTCCTTTCAAGGGGTTCATGGAAAAATAGCCTACACCTTGACAGTGAGCATCCATAGACCCTGGCATCTGAGCAAGGAATTCACAACAGAGTTGAACTTTGTAAACTGCATTAATAACAACAACCAGGAGCTATGG GCTCCCCTCCGAGGTTCAAACAGCGTCACTCTGGGCTGCCTGTGGTGTGTCTCGGGTCCTGTCTCCTTAACGGCCAccttagaaaaaaaagctttctttCAAG GTGAAACTGTAAAAGTAATGTGCTTGTTCAGTAACGCTACATCTACATCTCGCACCCCAAAGCTGAAGCTGGTGCAGAAGCAGAGTTACTTTACAGCCAACAGGACCTCGCAGAGGATTCTTCACAAGTCCTTGCTGTCACTGACCGGAGAGCCCGTCGTTGCTTACGCCTATAATGTGTACACCGAGATCATGCTCACCATTCCCTCGTCTGCAGCGATCACCATCTCCAACTGCAGCATCCTGGTCGTCGAGTACATTATCGAG gtgAGCCTCCGCAGTGCCACAGTGCTTTTCCCCATCATCCTGTATAGTCCGGTAAACGCTCGCCAGCCTCCATTGATGTGA
- the LOC125012909 gene encoding arrestin domain-containing protein 3-like isoform X2 translates to MERPDLRRLLRLRRRLRCASWKSLCFHQTAANIFNFYTFLQIFFSLQTTTLYLHFHGFLLFSLAAMFQKTFKNFNINFNMLEGRRAFSSGDLINGDVCFDLTEKTKITSITMSLKGLVHVHWSTGSSGGRKRRSTRRTFSAKLILFELKSDIFHNNRVGGAEALLAGTYMYPFTCQIPPGDFPSSFQGVHGKIAYTLTVSIHRPWHLSKEFTTELNFVNCINNNNQELWAPLRGSNSVTLGCLWCVSGPVSLTATLEKKAFFQGETVKVMCLFSNATSTSRTPKLKLVQKQSYFTANRTSQRILHKSLLSLTGEPVVAYAYNVYTEIMLTIPSSAAITISNCSILVVEYIIEVSLRSATVLFPIILYSPVNARQPPLM, encoded by the exons ATGGAGAGGCCGGACCTCCGGAGGCTTCTGCGCCTGCGCCGTCGATTACGTTGTGCAAGCTGGAAATCACTTTGTTTTCACCAAACCGCTGCAAACATTTTCAACTTTTACActtttttgcagattttcttttctttacagaCTACAACACTGTATTTGCATTTCCAcggtttccttcttttttcgTTGGCAGCGATGTTCCAGAAGACGTTCAAGAATTTCAACATCAACTTTAACATGTTGGAAGGGAGACGCGCTTTCTCCAGCGGCGACCTAATAAACGGGGATGTGTGTTTCGATCTCACGGAGAAGACCAAAATCACTTCCATAACGATGTCTCTGAAGGGACTCGTCCACGTCCACTGGTCCACTGGAAGCAGCGGAGGTAGAAAAAGGCGAAGTACGCGAAGAACCTTCTCGGCAAAGCTGATTCTCTTCGAGTTAAAGAGCGATATCTTCCACAACAACCGTG TTGGTGGAGCCGAAGCGCTTTTGGCTGGCACGTATATGTATCCATTTACATGTCAGATCCCACCGGG TGACTTCCCGTCCTCCTTTCAAGGGGTTCATGGAAAAATAGCCTACACCTTGACAGTGAGCATCCATAGACCCTGGCATCTGAGCAAGGAATTCACAACAGAGTTGAACTTTGTAAACTGCATTAATAACAACAACCAGGAGCTATGG GCTCCCCTCCGAGGTTCAAACAGCGTCACTCTGGGCTGCCTGTGGTGTGTCTCGGGTCCTGTCTCCTTAACGGCCAccttagaaaaaaaagctttctttCAAG GTGAAACTGTAAAAGTAATGTGCTTGTTCAGTAACGCTACATCTACATCTCGCACCCCAAAGCTGAAGCTGGTGCAGAAGCAGAGTTACTTTACAGCCAACAGGACCTCGCAGAGGATTCTTCACAAGTCCTTGCTGTCACTGACCGGAGAGCCCGTCGTTGCTTACGCCTATAATGTGTACACCGAGATCATGCTCACCATTCCCTCGTCTGCAGCGATCACCATCTCCAACTGCAGCATCCTGGTCGTCGAGTACATTATCGAG gtgAGCCTCCGCAGTGCCACAGTGCTTTTCCCCATCATCCTGTATAGTCCGGTAAACGCTCGCCAGCCTCCATTGATGTGA
- the LOC125012909 gene encoding arrestin domain-containing protein 3-like isoform X3 has protein sequence MLRDNATNSQAFDFPSSFQGVHGKIAYTLTVSIHRPWHLSKEFTTELNFVNCINNNNQELWAPLRGSNSVTLGCLWCVSGPVSLTATLEKKAFFQGETVKVMCLFSNATSTSRTPKLKLVQKQSYFTANRTSQRILHKSLLSLTGEPVVAYAYNVYTEIMLTIPSSAAITISNCSILVVEYIIEVSLRSATVLFPIILYSPVNARQPPLM, from the exons ATGTTGCGTGACAATGCTACAAACAGTCAAGCTTT TGACTTCCCGTCCTCCTTTCAAGGGGTTCATGGAAAAATAGCCTACACCTTGACAGTGAGCATCCATAGACCCTGGCATCTGAGCAAGGAATTCACAACAGAGTTGAACTTTGTAAACTGCATTAATAACAACAACCAGGAGCTATGG GCTCCCCTCCGAGGTTCAAACAGCGTCACTCTGGGCTGCCTGTGGTGTGTCTCGGGTCCTGTCTCCTTAACGGCCAccttagaaaaaaaagctttctttCAAG GTGAAACTGTAAAAGTAATGTGCTTGTTCAGTAACGCTACATCTACATCTCGCACCCCAAAGCTGAAGCTGGTGCAGAAGCAGAGTTACTTTACAGCCAACAGGACCTCGCAGAGGATTCTTCACAAGTCCTTGCTGTCACTGACCGGAGAGCCCGTCGTTGCTTACGCCTATAATGTGTACACCGAGATCATGCTCACCATTCCCTCGTCTGCAGCGATCACCATCTCCAACTGCAGCATCCTGGTCGTCGAGTACATTATCGAG gtgAGCCTCCGCAGTGCCACAGTGCTTTTCCCCATCATCCTGTATAGTCCGGTAAACGCTCGCCAGCCTCCATTGATGTGA
- the LOC125012909 gene encoding arrestin domain-containing protein 3-like isoform X4, translating into MYPFTCQIPPGDFPSSFQGVHGKIAYTLTVSIHRPWHLSKEFTTELNFVNCINNNNQELWAPLRGSNSVTLGCLWCVSGPVSLTATLEKKAFFQGETVKVMCLFSNATSTSRTPKLKLVQKQSYFTANRTSQRILHKSLLSLTGEPVVAYAYNVYTEIMLTIPSSAAITISNCSILVVEYIIEVSLRSATVLFPIILYSPVNARQPPLM; encoded by the exons ATGTATCCATTTACATGTCAGATCCCACCGGG TGACTTCCCGTCCTCCTTTCAAGGGGTTCATGGAAAAATAGCCTACACCTTGACAGTGAGCATCCATAGACCCTGGCATCTGAGCAAGGAATTCACAACAGAGTTGAACTTTGTAAACTGCATTAATAACAACAACCAGGAGCTATGG GCTCCCCTCCGAGGTTCAAACAGCGTCACTCTGGGCTGCCTGTGGTGTGTCTCGGGTCCTGTCTCCTTAACGGCCAccttagaaaaaaaagctttctttCAAG GTGAAACTGTAAAAGTAATGTGCTTGTTCAGTAACGCTACATCTACATCTCGCACCCCAAAGCTGAAGCTGGTGCAGAAGCAGAGTTACTTTACAGCCAACAGGACCTCGCAGAGGATTCTTCACAAGTCCTTGCTGTCACTGACCGGAGAGCCCGTCGTTGCTTACGCCTATAATGTGTACACCGAGATCATGCTCACCATTCCCTCGTCTGCAGCGATCACCATCTCCAACTGCAGCATCCTGGTCGTCGAGTACATTATCGAG gtgAGCCTCCGCAGTGCCACAGTGCTTTTCCCCATCATCCTGTATAGTCCGGTAAACGCTCGCCAGCCTCCATTGATGTGA